In the genome of Pseudomonas protegens, one region contains:
- a CDS encoding LysE family translocator yields the protein MTELLVVITITILAVLSPGADFALVTRNSLMLSRRHGVLTAVGIGLGVMLHIGYSLLGVGLLLQQSPLWFTGLKLAGALYLIYLGIRLLRSPAQGPQEVAGRGQVSSWAALRSGFLTNALNPKTMIFVLSLFMQVIQPGTGLSLQIGYGAIIVLAHVLWFVAVALFFSAPAIADRLMGYKRRIDQLFGLVLIGFGLLLSVLGVQP from the coding sequence GTGACAGAACTGTTAGTCGTAATCACCATCACCATTCTCGCGGTACTCAGTCCCGGGGCCGATTTTGCCCTGGTTACCCGTAACAGCCTGATGCTCTCGCGCCGTCACGGCGTGCTGACCGCGGTGGGAATCGGACTCGGGGTCATGCTGCATATCGGCTACAGCCTGCTGGGGGTGGGGCTGCTGTTGCAGCAGTCGCCGCTGTGGTTCACCGGGCTGAAGCTCGCCGGGGCGCTGTACCTGATCTACCTGGGCATCCGCTTGTTGCGCAGTCCCGCCCAGGGGCCGCAGGAAGTGGCGGGGCGTGGCCAGGTGTCGTCCTGGGCGGCCCTGCGCAGCGGTTTCCTGACCAATGCGCTGAATCCGAAGACGATGATTTTCGTCCTCAGCCTGTTCATGCAGGTGATCCAGCCGGGCACCGGGTTGTCGCTGCAGATCGGCTACGGGGCGATCATCGTCCTGGCCCACGTTCTGTGGTTCGTGGCCGTGGCGCTGTTCTTTTCGGCGCCGGCCATTGCCGACCGGCTGATGGGCTACAAGCGCCGTATCGATCAGCTGTTCGGGCTGGTGCTGATCGGCTTTGGACTGCTGCTCAGTGTGCTGGGCGTGCAGCCCTGA
- a CDS encoding LacI family DNA-binding transcriptional regulator — translation MTPHKNDKSSRTTGRPTLNEVARLAGVSPITASRALRGVSSVATELVEKVQKAAQELNYVVNSAARALASAQSQSVVVLVPSLSNLLFIETLEAIHQVLRPKGFEVLIGNYHYSRDEEENLLRNYMTYQPRGLLLTGFDRTESSRRMIEANNIPCVYMMDLDSGAGLNCVGFSQLNAGETAARHLISRGRKHLAYVGAQLDQRTLLRGEGFRRALQEAGLYNPDLELLTPRPSSVGLGGELFLQLMQSQPQVDAIFFGNDDLAQGALLEAMRCGIKVPEQVAVLGFNDLPSSEHMVPRLSSISTPREAIGRRAAEQMLTLLAGNSVTEPVVDMGFELRIREST, via the coding sequence ATGACCCCTCATAAAAACGATAAAAGCTCCCGTACCACGGGGCGCCCTACCCTCAACGAAGTGGCGCGACTGGCCGGTGTCAGTCCGATCACCGCCTCCCGGGCGTTGCGCGGCGTCAGCAGCGTGGCCACCGAGCTGGTTGAGAAAGTGCAGAAGGCCGCGCAAGAGCTGAACTACGTGGTCAACTCCGCCGCCCGTGCCCTGGCCTCGGCCCAGAGCCAGTCGGTGGTGGTGCTGGTGCCGTCGCTGTCCAACCTGCTGTTCATCGAAACCCTGGAAGCCATTCATCAGGTCCTGCGGCCCAAGGGCTTCGAAGTGCTGATCGGCAACTACCACTATTCCCGGGACGAAGAAGAGAACCTGCTGCGCAACTACATGACCTACCAGCCGCGCGGGCTGCTGCTGACCGGTTTCGACCGCACCGAAAGCTCCCGGCGGATGATCGAGGCCAACAACATTCCCTGCGTCTACATGATGGATCTGGACTCCGGCGCCGGGCTCAACTGCGTGGGCTTCTCCCAGTTGAACGCGGGCGAGACTGCCGCCCGGCACCTGATTTCCCGTGGTCGCAAGCACCTGGCCTACGTCGGCGCACAGCTGGATCAACGCACCCTGCTGCGCGGCGAAGGTTTCCGCCGCGCCCTGCAGGAAGCCGGGCTGTACAACCCCGATCTGGAACTGCTGACCCCGCGTCCGTCCTCGGTCGGCCTGGGCGGTGAACTGTTCCTGCAATTGATGCAGAGCCAGCCGCAAGTGGACGCCATCTTCTTCGGCAACGACGACCTGGCCCAGGGCGCCCTGCTGGAAGCCATGCGCTGCGGGATCAAGGTCCCCGAACAAGTCGCGGTACTGGGGTTCAACGACCTGCCGTCCTCGGAGCACATGGTGCCGCGCCTGAGCAGCATCAGCACTCCCAGGGAAGCCATCGGCCGCCGCGCCGCCGAGCAGATGCTGACCCTGCTGGCCGGTAACAGCGTGACCGAGCCCGTGGTGGACATGGGCTTCGAACTGCGAATCCGGGAAAGCACCTGA
- a CDS encoding LysR family transcriptional regulator: MKTDTLGDKNSQTSRRRLPPLGALRCFEAAARLESFTLAGTALHLTHGAISRAVRSLEEDLGTALFERRSHRVFLTSAGAELLHSVTQALDLIENTSRRLRAPDPEAPLVLSCEPTLLMRWLIPRLPEFQAAHPEISIQLLAGGGPFSFNAGIDLAIRRNDFAWDHQTQAHWLFDEAIGPVCRPDKQADWTPESNQQPVLAEHAPRLHSATRPQAWEQWLQLRQLPLSQAPQEQVFEHFYFSLQAAVAGLGLAIAPWQLVRDDLRDGLLCAPCGFVADGSAYYLLSTQAISDDSAAGQLLRWLRQQALA, translated from the coding sequence ATGAAAACTGACACTCTTGGTGATAAAAACTCACAGACATCGCGCCGACGCCTGCCGCCCCTCGGCGCCCTGCGCTGCTTCGAAGCCGCCGCGCGCCTGGAGAGTTTCACCCTGGCCGGCACCGCCCTGCACCTGACCCACGGCGCCATCAGCCGCGCCGTGCGCAGCCTGGAAGAAGACCTGGGCACCGCTTTGTTCGAACGCCGCAGTCACCGGGTGTTTCTCACCTCGGCCGGGGCCGAACTGCTGCACAGCGTGACCCAGGCCCTGGACCTGATCGAAAACACCAGCCGCCGCCTGCGGGCACCGGACCCCGAGGCGCCGCTGGTGCTGTCCTGCGAACCGACCCTGCTGATGCGCTGGCTGATTCCACGCCTGCCGGAGTTCCAGGCCGCTCACCCGGAAATATCGATCCAGTTGCTGGCGGGTGGCGGGCCCTTCTCGTTCAACGCCGGCATCGACCTGGCGATCCGCCGCAATGATTTCGCCTGGGACCACCAGACCCAGGCCCACTGGCTGTTCGACGAAGCCATTGGCCCGGTGTGCCGCCCGGACAAACAGGCTGACTGGACGCCAGAGTCGAACCAGCAGCCGGTCCTCGCGGAGCACGCCCCGCGCCTGCACAGCGCCACCCGGCCGCAAGCCTGGGAACAATGGCTGCAATTGCGTCAGCTGCCGCTGTCGCAGGCTCCTCAGGAGCAAGTCTTCGAGCATTTCTACTTCAGCCTGCAAGCGGCGGTGGCGGGCTTGGGACTGGCCATCGCCCCCTGGCAACTGGTGCGCGACGACCTGCGCGACGGACTGCTGTGCGCCCCTTGCGGCTTCGTCGCCGACGGCAGCGCCTACTACCTGCTCTCGACCCAGGCGATCAGCGACGACTCGGCGGCCGGCCAACTGCTGCGCTGGTTGCGCCAGCAGGCCCTGGCCTAG
- a CDS encoding LysR family transcriptional regulator, whose product MNFSSDSIQLFLAVLERGSFSAAARALGKVPSAVSMGIANLEAELGYALFDRSHREPVPTPLALSLAPHARLIADQLKQLQVHAIELSLGLESTLSIAVVDDIDKQRLLAAIKLLAELYPLLDVEVLSAPQDDVLQLLHSGRVSVGVAFAGLSVNALEYFQYAGSERIIACISPRHPLFLASEGALYLEELIRVRQVVVASRDLPISDTRPLVGESLWRTDSLAMALHMVEAGIGWGNFPLSVIQPLLAAGRLQRLTFKNLDNGLSLPVHAVWLKSRPLQKGALALVQLLSGEDPALGPPPGPGF is encoded by the coding sequence ATGAATTTTTCCAGCGACAGCATCCAGTTGTTTCTCGCCGTGCTTGAGCGCGGTTCCTTTTCCGCGGCGGCCCGCGCGCTGGGCAAGGTGCCCTCGGCGGTGAGCATGGGCATTGCCAACCTTGAGGCCGAACTGGGGTACGCCCTGTTCGATCGCAGTCATCGCGAGCCGGTGCCGACGCCCCTGGCGTTGTCGCTCGCGCCCCATGCCCGGCTGATTGCCGATCAGCTCAAGCAGTTGCAGGTGCATGCCATCGAGCTGTCCCTGGGGCTGGAAAGCACACTCTCGATCGCGGTGGTGGATGACATCGACAAGCAGCGGCTGCTGGCGGCCATCAAGCTGCTGGCCGAGCTCTATCCGTTGCTGGACGTGGAAGTCCTCAGCGCTCCGCAGGATGACGTGCTGCAGTTGCTGCACAGCGGACGGGTCAGCGTTGGCGTGGCCTTTGCCGGCCTGAGCGTGAATGCCCTGGAGTACTTCCAGTACGCCGGCAGTGAACGGATCATCGCCTGCATTTCACCCCGGCATCCGCTGTTCCTGGCCAGCGAGGGGGCGCTGTATCTGGAGGAGTTGATCCGGGTTCGCCAGGTGGTGGTGGCCAGCCGCGACCTGCCCATCAGCGATACCCGGCCCCTGGTGGGCGAGTCGCTGTGGCGCACCGACAGCCTGGCCATGGCCCTGCACATGGTGGAGGCGGGGATCGGCTGGGGCAATTTCCCGCTGTCGGTGATCCAGCCGCTGCTGGCGGCAGGTCGCTTGCAGCGCTTGACGTTCAAGAATCTCGACAACGGCCTGTCGTTGCCGGTGCATGCGGTGTGGCTCAAGAGCCGGCCACTGCAGAAGGGCGCCCTGGCCCTGGTGCAGTTGCTCAGTGGCGAAGATCCGGCGCTGGGGCCGCCGCCCGGCCCCGGGTTCTAG
- a CDS encoding gluconokinase, which yields MSQPITALVIMGVAGCGKSSVSQALCQRSGATAIEGDTFHPAANIAKMSAGIPLDDDDRAGWLDSLCEELRRTLAAGQRPVLTCSALKRKYRERLRAATPGLGFIFLELTPAVAADRVAHRPGHFMPSTLIDSQFATLESPVGEPLTLALDASTLSVQRLAELANQWWLEHGLEPSH from the coding sequence ATGAGTCAACCAATTACCGCCCTGGTCATCATGGGTGTTGCCGGCTGTGGCAAATCCAGCGTCAGTCAGGCCCTGTGCCAGCGCAGCGGCGCCACGGCCATTGAAGGCGATACGTTCCACCCTGCCGCCAATATCGCCAAGATGAGTGCCGGCATTCCTCTCGACGACGACGACCGCGCCGGCTGGCTCGACAGCCTCTGCGAGGAGTTGCGTCGGACCCTGGCCGCCGGTCAGCGTCCGGTGCTGACCTGCTCGGCGCTGAAGCGCAAATACCGTGAACGCCTGCGCGCCGCCACCCCCGGCCTGGGTTTCATCTTTCTCGAACTGACTCCAGCAGTCGCCGCCGATCGCGTGGCGCACCGGCCAGGGCATTTCATGCCTTCGACCCTGATCGACAGTCAGTTCGCCACCCTCGAATCCCCGGTGGGGGAGCCGCTCACCCTGGCCCTGGATGCCAGCACCCTGAGCGTCCAGCGCCTGGCCGAACTGGCCAATCAATGGTGGCTGGAGCACGGCCTTGAACCTTCACATTGA
- a CDS encoding GyrI-like domain-containing protein: MDEQKQGAGPEPRFERERFLLIAGFSERFTPGAGQDIGQLWQRFIPHIGKVPGQVDEVTYGVCCNPDGQGSFEYLAGVEISKLDDLPERYRWIEVQPQNYAVFEHGGSLQELPQTFNYIWKTWLPQSGREAADAPEFERYSADFNPDTGSGVVEVWLPLKSA, translated from the coding sequence ATGGATGAGCAAAAACAGGGCGCAGGTCCCGAACCGCGCTTCGAAAGAGAGCGTTTTCTGCTGATCGCCGGCTTCAGCGAGCGGTTTACCCCAGGCGCCGGTCAGGACATCGGCCAGCTCTGGCAGCGCTTCATCCCCCACATCGGCAAAGTGCCGGGGCAGGTGGATGAGGTGACTTACGGCGTCTGCTGCAACCCCGATGGCCAGGGCAGCTTCGAATACCTGGCCGGGGTCGAGATCAGCAAGCTCGACGATCTGCCCGAGCGCTATCGCTGGATCGAAGTGCAGCCGCAGAACTATGCGGTGTTCGAGCACGGCGGCTCCTTGCAGGAGCTTCCCCAGACCTTCAACTACATCTGGAAGACCTGGCTGCCCCAGTCCGGTCGCGAGGCCGCCGATGCCCCGGAATTCGAGCGCTACAGCGCCGATTTCAACCCCGATACCGGCAGCGGCGTGGTGGAGGTCTGGCTACCGCTCAAAAGTGCATGA
- a CDS encoding GntP family permease, protein MFGMSQETYLLVDAVVTIIGLIVLITRFKLHPFIALTIAAGFLGLTSGMPVDKIIKAFQDGFGGVLGFVGIILALGTMLGKMMAESGGADQIAQTLIRSFGKERVQWAMMFAAFLVGIPLFFEIGFVLLIPLVFIVARRTGVSLIKIGIPLLAGLSAVHGLVPPHPGPLLAIGVFGADIGKTILYGLIVALPTAIIAGPIYGTFIAKYIPGHPSQELVDQLARENTSQNLPSFSVTLLTVLLPVFLMLLKTFADVALPDGHFFRIWMDMIGHPISALLLALLLSLYTFGYKQGIGSKQILGLLDASLAPTAAIILIIGAGGGFKQMLVTSGVGDVIGHMAVNAQISPILLAWLVAAVIRIATGSATVATITGAGIVVPVVGMIPGVNRELLVLATGAGSLILSHVNDAGFWLVKQYFNMTVAETFKTWTAMETILSVVGLIFILLLSLVV, encoded by the coding sequence ATGTTTGGCATGTCCCAAGAGACCTATCTGCTGGTTGATGCAGTGGTCACTATCATCGGCCTGATCGTGTTGATCACCCGATTCAAGCTGCATCCCTTTATTGCCCTGACCATCGCCGCGGGGTTCCTCGGCCTGACCTCGGGCATGCCAGTGGACAAGATCATCAAGGCGTTCCAGGACGGCTTTGGTGGCGTGCTCGGTTTTGTCGGCATCATCCTGGCCCTGGGCACCATGCTCGGCAAGATGATGGCCGAGTCCGGCGGCGCCGATCAGATCGCCCAGACCCTGATCCGCTCGTTCGGCAAGGAGCGGGTGCAGTGGGCGATGATGTTCGCCGCGTTCCTGGTGGGCATCCCGCTGTTCTTCGAGATCGGCTTCGTGCTGCTGATCCCGCTGGTGTTCATCGTCGCCCGGCGTACCGGGGTGTCGCTGATCAAGATCGGCATTCCGCTGCTCGCCGGCCTGTCGGCGGTGCACGGCCTGGTGCCGCCGCATCCGGGGCCGCTGCTGGCCATCGGCGTGTTCGGCGCCGACATCGGCAAGACCATTCTCTACGGCCTGATCGTTGCCCTGCCGACCGCCATCATTGCCGGTCCGATCTACGGCACATTCATCGCCAAGTACATCCCGGGCCACCCGTCCCAGGAACTGGTGGACCAGCTGGCCCGTGAAAACACCTCGCAGAACCTGCCCAGCTTCAGCGTGACCCTGCTGACCGTGCTGCTGCCGGTGTTCCTGATGCTGCTCAAGACCTTCGCCGACGTGGCGTTGCCGGACGGGCATTTCTTCCGCATCTGGATGGACATGATCGGCCACCCGATCAGTGCCTTGCTGCTGGCCCTGCTGCTGTCGCTCTACACCTTCGGCTACAAGCAGGGCATCGGCTCCAAGCAGATCCTCGGCCTGCTCGACGCCAGCCTGGCGCCTACCGCGGCGATCATCCTGATCATCGGTGCCGGCGGCGGTTTCAAGCAGATGCTGGTGACCAGCGGCGTGGGTGACGTGATCGGCCATATGGCGGTCAACGCGCAGATCTCGCCGATCCTCCTGGCCTGGCTGGTGGCGGCGGTGATTCGTATTGCCACCGGTTCGGCCACCGTGGCCACCATCACCGGCGCCGGCATCGTGGTGCCGGTGGTGGGGATGATTCCCGGGGTCAACCGCGAACTGCTGGTGCTGGCCACCGGTGCCGGCTCCTTGATCCTGTCCCACGTCAACGACGCCGGGTTCTGGCTGGTCAAGCAGTACTTCAACATGACCGTGGCCGAGACGTTCAAGACCTGGACGGCGATGGAAACCATCCTCTCGGTGGTGGGCCTGATCTTTATCCTGTTGTTGTCGCTGGTGGTTTAA
- the kdpF gene encoding K(+)-transporting ATPase subunit F, producing the protein MLTLEFIYGASGFCAVLLFVYLGYALIRAEKF; encoded by the coding sequence TTGCTGACACTGGAATTCATCTACGGCGCCAGCGGTTTCTGCGCCGTGCTGCTGTTTGTCTACCTGGGTTACGCGCTGATCCGTGCCGAGAAATTCTGA
- the kdpC gene encoding potassium-transporting ATPase subunit KdpC translates to MTTQMQTQGTTVVLFKGLLRPVLVAAVFFMLLTGLAYPLATTLLANLLFPFQAQGSLVQRDGLVVGSALIGQSFSRPEYFQGRPSMTLGSDPLDPSKSVPQPYNAGASGASNLGPTSQKLVDSVSARVSAYRQLNGLAADIPVPVDAVTASASGLDPHISLANAQLQLNRVARLRNLPLAELQALLQDHSESRTFGLLGEPRVNVLQLNLALDALAPVPASPLAVSE, encoded by the coding sequence ATGACGACGCAAATGCAAACCCAAGGCACCACCGTGGTGCTGTTCAAGGGCCTGTTGCGCCCGGTGCTGGTGGCGGCGGTGTTCTTCATGCTGCTGACCGGGCTGGCCTATCCGCTGGCGACCACGTTGCTGGCCAACCTGCTGTTCCCGTTCCAGGCCCAGGGCAGCCTGGTGCAGCGTGACGGCCTGGTGGTGGGCTCGGCACTGATCGGCCAGTCCTTCAGTCGCCCGGAGTATTTCCAGGGTCGGCCAAGCATGACCCTGGGCAGCGATCCGCTGGACCCGAGCAAGAGCGTGCCCCAGCCCTACAACGCCGGGGCCAGCGGTGCCAGCAACCTGGGCCCCACCAGCCAGAAGCTGGTGGACAGCGTGAGCGCGCGGGTCAGCGCCTATCGCCAGCTCAACGGTCTGGCGGCGGATATTCCGGTGCCGGTGGACGCGGTGACCGCTTCGGCTTCCGGCCTGGACCCGCACATCTCCCTGGCCAACGCCCAACTGCAACTGAACCGGGTGGCCCGCCTGCGCAACCTGCCGCTGGCCGAGCTGCAGGCGCTGCTGCAGGACCACAGCGAAAGCCGCACCTTCGGCCTGCTCGGCGAGCCCCGGGTCAATGTGCTGCAACTCAATCTCGCGCTGGATGCCCTGGCACCCGTGCCTGCCTCGCCCCTTGCGGTCAGTGAGTAA
- the alaC gene encoding alanine transaminase, translated as MAEQGSPRRFARIDRLPPYVFNITAELKMAARRRGEDIIDLSMGNPDGATPPHIVEKLVTVAQREDTHGYSTSKGIPRLRRAISRWYKDRYEVDIDPESEAIVTIGSKEGLAHLMLATLDQGDTVLVPNPSYPIHIYGAVIAGAQVRSVPLVPGVDFFAELERAIRGSIPKPKMMILGFPSNPTAQCVELDFFERVIALAKQYDVLVIHDLAYADIVYDGWKAPSIMQVPGAKDIAVEFFTLSKSYNMAGWRIGFMVGNPELVSALARIKSYHDYGTFTPLQVAAIAALEGDQQCVKDIAEQYRQRRNVLVKGLHELGWMVENPKASMYVWAKIPEAYAHLGSLEFAKKLLAEAKVCVSPGVGFGEYGDDHVRFALIENQDRIRQAVRGIRSMFRADGLVQKS; from the coding sequence ATGGCCGAACAAGGTTCGCCGCGCCGCTTTGCGCGCATCGATCGTCTCCCCCCTTACGTGTTCAATATCACTGCCGAGCTGAAGATGGCTGCGCGTCGGCGCGGCGAAGACATCATCGACTTGAGCATGGGCAACCCCGACGGCGCGACTCCGCCGCACATCGTCGAAAAACTGGTCACCGTTGCACAGCGCGAGGACACCCACGGCTACTCCACCTCCAAAGGCATTCCACGGCTGCGCCGGGCGATTTCCCGCTGGTACAAGGATCGCTACGAGGTCGACATCGACCCGGAAAGCGAAGCCATCGTCACCATCGGTTCCAAGGAAGGCCTGGCGCACCTGATGCTGGCCACCCTGGACCAGGGCGACACGGTGCTGGTGCCCAACCCCAGCTACCCGATCCACATCTACGGCGCGGTGATCGCCGGCGCCCAGGTGCGCTCGGTGCCGCTGGTGCCCGGGGTGGACTTCTTCGCCGAGCTGGAGCGGGCCATTCGCGGTTCGATCCCCAAGCCGAAGATGATGATCCTGGGCTTTCCTTCCAACCCCACTGCGCAGTGCGTGGAGCTGGATTTCTTCGAGCGGGTGATCGCCCTGGCCAAGCAGTACGACGTGCTGGTGATCCACGACCTGGCCTACGCCGACATCGTCTACGACGGCTGGAAAGCCCCGTCGATCATGCAGGTGCCGGGGGCCAAGGACATCGCGGTGGAGTTCTTCACCCTGTCCAAGAGCTACAACATGGCCGGTTGGCGCATCGGCTTCATGGTCGGCAACCCGGAGCTGGTCAGCGCCCTGGCGCGGATCAAGAGCTACCACGACTACGGCACCTTCACCCCGTTGCAGGTGGCGGCGATTGCCGCCCTGGAAGGCGACCAGCAGTGCGTGAAAGACATTGCCGAGCAATACCGGCAGCGGCGCAATGTGCTGGTCAAGGGCCTGCACGAACTGGGCTGGATGGTGGAGAACCCCAAGGCCTCGATGTACGTCTGGGCCAAGATTCCCGAGGCCTACGCGCACCTGGGCTCCCTGGAGTTCGCCAAGAAGCTGCTGGCCGAAGCCAAGGTCTGCGTGTCGCCGGGGGTGGGTTTCGGTGAGTACGGCGACGATCACGTGCGCTTCGCCCTGATCGAGAACCAGGACCGGATTCGCCAGGCGGTGCGCGGCATTCGCAGCATGTTCCGCGCCGACGGGCTGGTGCAGAAAAGCTGA
- the kdpA gene encoding potassium-transporting ATPase subunit KdpA encodes MLSTVLEYAVILGVMTGLAVLMGKWLTRVFSGRGHALPERATYRLLGIDPGETMGWARYGSALLLSNAAMMLLGYLVLRLQTVMPLNPLGLAAQTPDLAFNTAVSFITNTNWQAYSGESSLSNFSQMAVITFLMFVGATAGVVAAAGFIRGLSRSSSADIGNYWVDFTRTLYRVMLPLCLVMALVYVWQGMPQTLNSQALATTLEGAQQQLIVGAVASFESIKHIGTNGGGFFSMNAAHPFENPTPLTNVLHILSMLLIPSALTYTFGSMLLRRRQGWVFFGTFLVMFVGFLAIVFTAEQGGNPLLTQAGADQQLSATQSGGNMEGKELRFGIADTALFVTTTTGATTGSVNAMHDSLTPMGGFVPLAQMMLNCVFGGDGVGFINLIQYALLTVFLVGMMIGRSPEFLGKKIEAREIKLVMLSVLAHPICILGFTALAALWPDTLNSLNNLGPHGFSEVLYAYASGTANNGSAFAGLNANTPFFNTTIGLAMLMGRFFTMLPMLAVAGSLAAKKNIPAGAGTIPTATPLFMFLVVFVVLVVGGLTFLPALALGPLVEQLQLLAGQTYK; translated from the coding sequence ATGTTGAGTACTGTGCTGGAATACGCGGTGATCCTCGGGGTAATGACCGGGCTCGCCGTACTCATGGGCAAATGGCTGACCCGGGTCTTCAGCGGCCGCGGCCACGCCTTGCCCGAGCGGGCCACCTACCGCCTGCTGGGGATCGATCCCGGCGAAACCATGGGCTGGGCCCGCTATGGCTCGGCGCTGCTGCTGTCCAACGCGGCGATGATGCTCCTGGGCTACCTGGTGCTGCGCCTGCAAACCGTCATGCCCCTCAACCCCCTGGGGCTGGCGGCGCAAACCCCGGACCTGGCGTTCAACACCGCCGTGTCCTTTATCACCAACACCAACTGGCAGGCGTACTCCGGGGAAAGCAGCCTGTCGAACTTCAGCCAGATGGCGGTGATCACCTTCCTGATGTTCGTCGGCGCCACCGCCGGTGTTGTCGCCGCGGCGGGTTTCATTCGCGGCCTGAGCCGTTCCAGCTCGGCGGATATCGGCAACTACTGGGTCGACTTCACCCGCACCCTGTACCGGGTGATGCTGCCTTTGTGCCTGGTCATGGCCCTGGTCTATGTCTGGCAGGGCATGCCCCAGACCCTCAACTCCCAAGCCCTGGCCACCACCCTGGAAGGCGCCCAGCAGCAGTTGATCGTCGGCGCCGTGGCCAGCTTCGAGTCGATCAAGCACATCGGCACCAACGGCGGTGGCTTCTTCAGCATGAACGCCGCCCACCCGTTCGAGAACCCGACCCCGCTGACCAACGTCCTGCACATCCTCAGCATGTTGCTGATCCCTTCGGCGCTGACCTACACCTTCGGCAGCATGCTCCTGCGCCGGCGTCAGGGCTGGGTGTTCTTCGGCACTTTCCTGGTGATGTTCGTCGGCTTCCTGGCCATCGTCTTCACCGCGGAACAGGGCGGCAATCCGCTGCTGACCCAGGCCGGCGCCGACCAGCAACTGTCGGCAACCCAGAGTGGCGGCAACATGGAAGGCAAGGAACTGCGCTTCGGCATCGCCGACACCGCGCTGTTCGTCACCACCACCACCGGCGCCACCACCGGTTCGGTGAACGCCATGCATGACTCGCTGACCCCCATGGGCGGCTTCGTGCCCCTGGCGCAGATGATGCTCAACTGCGTGTTCGGTGGCGACGGCGTGGGCTTTATCAACCTGATCCAGTACGCCCTGCTGACGGTGTTCCTGGTGGGCATGATGATCGGCCGCAGCCCGGAATTCCTCGGCAAGAAGATCGAGGCCCGGGAGATCAAGCTGGTGATGCTCTCGGTGCTCGCGCACCCGATCTGCATCCTCGGTTTCACCGCCCTGGCGGCGCTGTGGCCGGACACCCTGAACAGCCTCAACAACCTTGGCCCCCATGGTTTCAGCGAGGTGCTCTACGCCTACGCCTCAGGTACCGCCAACAACGGTTCGGCGTTTGCCGGTCTTAATGCCAACACGCCGTTCTTCAACACCACCATCGGTCTGGCGATGCTCATGGGGCGTTTCTTCACCATGCTGCCGATGCTGGCCGTGGCCGGTTCCCTGGCGGCGAAAAAGAACATCCCGGCCGGTGCCGGCACCATTCCCACTGCCACGCCGCTGTTCATGTTCCTGGTGGTGTTCGTGGTGCTGGTGGTCGGTGGCCTGACTTTCCTGCCGGCCCTCGCGCTCGGCCCGCTGGTGGAGCAACTGCAGTTGCTGGCCGGCCAGACTTACAAGTAA
- a CDS encoding LysE family translocator, which yields MEFTSGFLLSLSLCLDIGVANIAMITLAMQRGYFQGFCLGLGTCVGDLIYALLALAGMTVLLQYESVRWVLWLGGSALLVYFAAKMIYAAIHHSATLVTAGEADRGSPRKEFLRGIFLAMSSPSAILWFAAVGGTLIARSGGGTIADSGLFLAGFFCAGLVWTLGLCLAATQGGKLLGDKLLRYSYLASAAIFCYFAVYVILSGYQEFIVGAGSVDLPAL from the coding sequence ATGGAGTTTACCAGCGGCTTTTTGCTGAGCCTTTCGCTGTGCCTGGACATTGGCGTGGCCAATATCGCGATGATCACCCTGGCCATGCAGCGCGGCTATTTCCAGGGCTTCTGCCTGGGCCTCGGGACCTGCGTGGGGGACCTGATCTACGCGCTGCTGGCCCTGGCCGGGATGACCGTGCTGCTGCAGTACGAAAGCGTGCGCTGGGTGCTGTGGCTCGGCGGTTCGGCGCTGTTGGTGTATTTCGCGGCGAAGATGATCTACGCCGCCATTCATCACAGCGCCACACTGGTCACCGCCGGGGAGGCGGACCGCGGTTCGCCGCGCAAGGAGTTCCTGCGCGGGATCTTCCTGGCCATGTCTTCCCCCAGCGCGATCCTCTGGTTCGCCGCCGTGGGCGGCACCCTGATTGCCCGATCCGGGGGCGGTACGATCGCCGATTCCGGGTTGTTCCTGGCCGGCTTCTTTTGCGCCGGGCTGGTCTGGACCCTGGGCCTGTGCCTGGCCGCGACCCAGGGCGGCAAGTTGCTGGGCGACAAGCTGTTGCGCTACTCCTACCTGGCATCTGCGGCGATCTTCTGCTATTTCGCGGTGTACGTGATCCTCTCCGGTTATCAGGAGTTCATCGTTGGCGCCGGGTCGGTCGACCTTCCGGCGCTCTGA